In a genomic window of Streptomyces sp. BHT-5-2:
- a CDS encoding RNA helicase, translated as MTLIDHLPNTADPDALFEAFSGWAEQQGIALYPAQEEALIEVVSGANVILSTPTGSGKSLVAAGAHFTALANDQVTFYTAPIKALVSEKFFDLCKLFGTENVGMLTGDASVNSDAPVICCTAEVLASIALRDGKHADIGQVVMDEFHFYAEPDRGWAWQIPLLELPQAQFVLMSATLGDMSRFEEDLTRRTGKPTAVVRSATRPVPLSYEYRSSAMTETLTELLETRQSPVYIVHFTQAAAVERAQALMSINMCTRAEKDEIAKLIGNFRFTTKFGRNLSRFVRHGIGVHHAGMLPKYRRLVEKLAQAGLLKVICGTDTLGVGVNVPIRTVLFTALTKYDGTRVRTLRAREFHQIAGRAGRAGFDTAGFVVAQAPEHVIENEKALAKAGDDPKKRRKVVRKKAPEGFVNWSQNTFEKLIGSDPEPLTSRFRVTHAMLLSVIARPGNAFEAMRRLLEDNHEPRRNQLRHIRRAIAIYRSLVDGGIVERLPEPDAEGRIVRLTVDLQQDFALNQPLSTFALAAFDLLDPQSPSYALDMVSVVESTLDDPRQILAAQQNKARGEAVAQMKADGVEYEERMERLMDVEYPKPLDELLSHAYGLYRKSHPWVGDHPLSPKSVIRDMYERAMTFTEFTSFYELARTEGIVLRYLASAYKALDHTVPDDLKSEDFQDIVAWLGEMVRQVDSSLLDEWEQLANPEEETADQAAERADQVRPVTANARAFRVLVRNALFRRVELAALDKVEELGELDGESGWDADAWGDAMDAYWDEYEELGTGPDARGPKLLRIEEDTAHGLWRVRQTFADPKGDHDWGISAEVDLAASDEEGRAVVRVTDVGQL; from the coding sequence GTGACCCTCATCGATCATCTGCCGAACACCGCCGACCCCGACGCCCTCTTCGAAGCCTTTTCGGGCTGGGCCGAACAGCAGGGCATCGCGCTCTACCCTGCCCAGGAGGAGGCGCTGATCGAAGTGGTCTCGGGGGCGAACGTCATCCTGTCCACCCCCACCGGCTCCGGGAAGAGCCTGGTGGCGGCCGGCGCGCACTTCACCGCCCTCGCCAACGACCAGGTCACCTTCTACACCGCGCCCATCAAGGCGCTGGTCTCGGAGAAGTTCTTCGACCTGTGCAAGCTCTTCGGCACCGAGAACGTCGGCATGCTCACCGGCGACGCCTCGGTCAACTCCGACGCCCCGGTGATCTGCTGCACCGCCGAGGTGCTCGCCTCGATCGCGCTGCGTGACGGCAAGCACGCCGACATCGGCCAGGTCGTGATGGACGAGTTCCACTTCTACGCCGAACCGGACCGCGGCTGGGCCTGGCAGATCCCGCTGCTGGAGCTGCCGCAGGCGCAGTTCGTGCTGATGTCGGCGACGCTCGGCGACATGTCGCGCTTCGAGGAGGACCTGACCCGGCGCACCGGCAAGCCCACCGCGGTGGTCCGCTCCGCGACCCGGCCCGTGCCGCTGTCGTACGAGTACCGCAGCTCGGCGATGACGGAGACGCTGACCGAGCTGCTGGAGACCCGCCAGTCCCCGGTCTACATCGTGCACTTCACCCAGGCCGCCGCCGTGGAACGGGCGCAGGCGCTGATGAGCATCAACATGTGCACCCGCGCCGAGAAGGACGAGATCGCCAAGCTCATCGGCAACTTCCGGTTCACCACCAAGTTCGGGCGGAACCTCTCCCGGTTCGTCCGGCACGGCATCGGCGTACACCATGCGGGCATGCTGCCGAAGTACCGGCGGCTGGTGGAGAAGCTGGCGCAGGCCGGTCTGCTCAAGGTGATCTGCGGCACCGACACGCTCGGCGTGGGCGTCAACGTCCCCATCCGCACGGTGCTGTTCACCGCGCTGACCAAGTACGACGGGACCCGGGTGCGGACCCTGCGGGCGCGGGAGTTCCACCAGATCGCCGGGCGCGCCGGGCGGGCCGGCTTCGACACCGCGGGCTTCGTGGTGGCGCAGGCCCCGGAGCATGTCATCGAGAACGAGAAGGCGCTGGCGAAGGCCGGCGACGACCCGAAGAAGCGCCGCAAGGTGGTCCGCAAGAAGGCGCCGGAGGGCTTCGTCAACTGGAGCCAGAACACCTTCGAGAAGCTCATCGGCTCCGACCCCGAGCCGCTGACCTCGCGTTTCCGGGTGACGCACGCGATGCTGCTGTCGGTGATCGCCCGGCCGGGCAACGCCTTCGAGGCGATGCGGCGGCTGCTGGAGGACAACCACGAGCCGCGCCGGAACCAGCTGCGGCACATCCGCCGCGCCATCGCGATCTACCGCTCGCTGGTGGACGGCGGGATCGTCGAGCGGCTCCCGGAGCCGGACGCGGAGGGCCGGATCGTCCGCCTCACCGTCGACCTCCAGCAGGACTTCGCGCTCAACCAGCCGCTGTCGACGTTCGCACTGGCCGCGTTCGACCTGCTCGACCCGCAGTCGCCGTCGTACGCGCTGGACATGGTCTCGGTGGTGGAGTCCACGCTGGACGACCCGCGGCAGATCCTGGCCGCCCAGCAGAACAAGGCGCGCGGCGAGGCGGTCGCCCAGATGAAGGCCGACGGCGTCGAGTACGAGGAGCGCATGGAGCGCCTCATGGACGTCGAGTACCCCAAGCCGCTGGACGAGCTGCTCTCGCACGCCTACGGCCTCTACCGCAAGAGCCACCCGTGGGTCGGCGACCACCCGCTGTCCCCGAAGTCGGTCATCCGCGACATGTACGAACGCGCCATGACCTTCACGGAGTTCACCTCCTTCTACGAGCTGGCGCGCACCGAGGGCATCGTGCTGCGCTACCTGGCCAGTGCGTACAAGGCGCTGGACCACACCGTGCCGGACGATCTGAAGTCGGAGGACTTCCAGGACATCGTGGCGTGGCTGGGCGAGATGGTCCGCCAGGTCGACTCCAGCCTGCTGGACGAGTGGGAGCAGTTGGCGAACCCGGAGGAGGAGACCGCGGACCAGGCGGCCGAGCGGGCCGACCAGGTACGGCCGGTCACCGCCAACGCGCGGGCCTTCCGGGTGCTGGTCCGCAATGCGCTGTTCCGCCGGGTGGAGCTCGCGGCGCTGGACAAGGTCGAGGAACTCGGCGAGCTGGACGGCGAGTCCGGCTGGGACGCCGACGCCTGGGGTGACGCGATGGACGCCTACTGGGACGAGTACGAGGAGCTGGGCACCGGCCCGGACGCCCGCGGCCCGAAACTCCTGCGGATCGAGGAGGACACCGCGCACGGGCTGTGGCGGGTGCGGCAGACTTTCGCCGATCCGAAGGGCGACCACGACTGGGGCATCTCGGCCGAGGTGGACCTGGCAGCGTCCGACGAGGAGGGGCGCGCGGTGGTCCGGGTCACCGACGTGGGACAGCTGTGA
- a CDS encoding metal-dependent hydrolase yields the protein MMGPAHSLSGAAAWLGVGAAAYGAGYPMPWPVLVSGALICAGAALAPDLDHKAATISRAFGPLSRGLCEIVDTLSHAVYKATKMRGDSHRAGGHRTLTHTWLWAVLVGGGMSLLAMVGGRWAVLGILFVHMVLAIEGLLWRAARVSSDVLVWLLGAASAWILAEVMDQPGQGASWLFAEPGQQYLWLGLPIMLGALVHDIGDALTVSGCPILWPIPIGRKRWYPLGTPKPMRFRAGSWVELKVLMPAFMLLGGIGALGAMGYI from the coding sequence ATGATGGGACCGGCGCACTCGCTGTCCGGAGCCGCGGCCTGGCTGGGGGTGGGGGCGGCGGCCTACGGCGCCGGTTATCCGATGCCGTGGCCCGTTTTGGTCAGCGGTGCCTTGATCTGTGCCGGAGCGGCCCTCGCTCCGGACCTCGACCACAAGGCTGCCACGATCTCGCGCGCCTTCGGGCCGCTCTCGCGTGGGCTGTGCGAGATCGTCGACACCCTCTCGCACGCTGTCTACAAGGCGACCAAGATGCGCGGCGACTCGCACCGTGCGGGCGGCCACCGGACGCTGACCCACACCTGGCTGTGGGCGGTGCTGGTCGGCGGCGGGATGTCGCTGCTGGCCATGGTGGGCGGGCGCTGGGCGGTGCTCGGCATCCTCTTCGTGCACATGGTGCTCGCCATCGAAGGGCTGCTGTGGCGGGCGGCGCGGGTCTCCAGCGATGTGCTGGTGTGGCTGCTCGGCGCGGCGTCGGCGTGGATACTGGCCGAGGTGATGGACCAGCCGGGGCAGGGCGCGAGCTGGCTGTTCGCCGAGCCGGGGCAGCAGTACCTCTGGCTCGGCCTGCCGATCATGCTGGGTGCGCTGGTGCACGACATCGGCGACGCGCTGACGGTCTCGGGCTGCCCGATTCTGTGGCCCATCCCGATCGGCCGCAAGCGCTGGTACCCGCTGGGCACGCCGAAGCCGATGCGCTTCCGGGCCGGCAGCTGGGTGGAACTGAAGGTGCTGATGCCGGCGTTCATGCTGCTGGGCGGGATCGGCGCCCTGGGGGCGATGGGCTACATCTGA
- a CDS encoding ABC transporter ATP-binding protein gives MIGLAPPEHDPGTPRTAATLPVGSPATVRAYASELIRRHRRDFTLLATVNAVAVVASMAGPYLLGGLVEDLSAGRGGQIQLGRTLALFALALVVQTVFVRMVRLRGAMLGERMLADLREDFLVRSVALPPGVLERAGTGDLLSRITTDIDRLAEAMREAVPQLAIGVVWAGLLLGGLAATAPPLALSVLIALPVLLVGCRWYFKRAPSAYRSEAAGYAAVSAVLTESVDAGRTIEAHRMGARRIALSEHRIRTWTQWERYTLFLRSVLFPVINVTHVLVLGTVVALGGVFVLHGWLTPGQLTTGALLAQMLTDPVNLILRWYDELQVAQVSLARLVGVREIEPEAADASVVPGGRDVRAEDVSFGYRAGVDVLRQVSLSVRPGSRVALVGPSGAGKSTLGRLLAGIYGPRAGSVSLGGAELSAMPVERVREHVALVNQEHHVFVGTLRDNLLLARTDAADAELWAALGAVDADAWARALPDGLETEVGSGGTALTPAQAQQIALARLVLADPHTLVLDEATSLLDPRAARHLERSLGRVLDGRTVVAIAHRLHTAHDADVIAVVEDGRITELGSHRDLVATGGAYAALWRSWHG, from the coding sequence ATGATCGGCCTGGCTCCGCCGGAGCACGACCCCGGCACGCCCCGGACCGCCGCCACCCTGCCGGTGGGCTCGCCGGCGACGGTGCGCGCCTATGCCTCCGAGCTGATCCGCCGCCACCGCCGGGACTTCACCCTCCTGGCCACCGTCAACGCCGTCGCGGTCGTTGCCTCGATGGCCGGCCCGTATCTGCTCGGCGGCCTCGTCGAGGACCTGTCCGCCGGCCGCGGCGGGCAGATCCAACTCGGCCGCACACTGGCCCTGTTCGCGCTCGCCCTGGTCGTCCAGACCGTGTTCGTCCGCATGGTGCGGCTGCGCGGGGCGATGCTCGGCGAGCGGATGCTGGCGGACCTCCGCGAGGACTTCCTGGTCCGGTCGGTGGCGCTGCCGCCGGGCGTCCTGGAGCGGGCCGGCACCGGAGATCTGCTGTCCCGGATCACCACCGACATCGACCGGCTCGCCGAGGCGATGCGGGAGGCCGTGCCGCAGCTGGCGATCGGCGTCGTCTGGGCCGGTCTGCTGCTCGGCGGGCTCGCCGCCACCGCGCCGCCGCTGGCGCTGTCCGTGCTGATCGCGCTGCCGGTGCTGCTGGTCGGCTGCCGCTGGTACTTCAAGCGTGCACCGTCCGCCTACCGCTCCGAGGCCGCCGGGTACGCCGCGGTCTCGGCCGTCCTCACCGAGTCCGTGGACGCCGGCCGCACCATCGAGGCACACCGTATGGGTGCCCGCCGGATCGCCCTGTCGGAGCACCGGATCCGCACCTGGACCCAGTGGGAGCGCTACACCCTCTTCCTCCGCTCGGTGCTCTTCCCGGTCATCAACGTCACCCACGTACTGGTCCTCGGCACGGTCGTGGCGCTCGGCGGGGTGTTCGTGCTGCACGGCTGGCTCACGCCGGGGCAGCTGACCACCGGCGCGCTGCTGGCGCAGATGCTCACCGACCCCGTCAACCTCATCCTGCGCTGGTACGACGAGCTCCAGGTGGCCCAGGTGTCGCTGGCCCGGCTCGTCGGCGTGCGCGAGATCGAACCGGAGGCCGCCGACGCCTCGGTGGTCCCCGGCGGCCGGGACGTGCGCGCCGAGGACGTCAGCTTCGGTTACCGCGCCGGCGTGGACGTGCTGCGGCAGGTCTCGCTGAGTGTCCGCCCGGGCAGCCGGGTGGCGCTGGTCGGCCCGTCCGGCGCCGGGAAGTCCACCCTGGGCCGGCTGCTGGCGGGCATCTACGGCCCGCGGGCCGGCTCGGTGTCGTTGGGCGGTGCCGAGCTCTCCGCGATGCCCGTCGAACGCGTCCGGGAACACGTCGCGCTGGTCAACCAGGAGCACCACGTCTTCGTCGGCACGCTGCGGGACAACCTGCTGCTGGCCCGCACGGACGCCGCCGACGCCGAACTCTGGGCGGCGCTGGGCGCGGTGGACGCGGACGCCTGGGCCCGCGCCCTGCCCGACGGTCTGGAGACCGAGGTCGGCTCCGGTGGCACGGCCCTGACGCCGGCGCAGGCCCAGCAGATCGCGCTGGCCCGCCTCGTCCTGGCCGATCCGCACACCCTCGTACTGGACGAGGCGACCTCGCTCCTGGACCCGCGCGCCGCCCGCCACCTGGAACGTTCGCTGGGCCGGGTGCTGGACGGACGCACGGTCGTGGCCATCGCCCACCGGCTGCACACCGCCCACGACGCCGACGTCATCGCGGTCGTCGAGGACGGCCGGATCACCGAACTGGGCAGCCACCGCGACCTCGTCGCCACCGGCGGCGCCTACGCGGCACTGTGGCGCTCCTGGCACGGCTGA
- a CDS encoding ABC transporter ATP-binding protein — translation MRIRDLPHPDPGVPDVRTGGRFLVWLCRQQLGGHAKALFWGLVHMAATAAFPLPVGLAVQAAVDGDGARLALAGGLLALLGALVAAGDVMLHRAAVANWIVTVARMQQLLARKTAELGGAMTRRVAAGEIVAVSTGDLERIGWFVETLSRFGAALVASVGVCLALVVYQPQLGFIVALGTPLLALAVLPLLPPATRRADVQREKAGRATELASDAVAGLRVLRGIGGEELFLGRYRSASQEVRRAAVRSARMWSLISAIQVALPGLLLIAVVWHGVRLALDGRITVGELVTIYGAVAFLLYPLRHFEEITMAWSFSRPSAGRTARVLALSRPTGGRSAGPEGLPADPEALSGDLHDPASGLTARAGRLTAVVCGDPDAAGRLAERLGGHPPHTGPTPAMTGAGENGAAVPVATGADGQEADDRRTNDRGADDRETDGHRADDRETEPYRQLSVVLGGVPLDDLPRETARTAVLVQDKDPVLLSGTLGELFDVPASGRVTTAAALDAARCGDVLAALAQASADDSGDPMRTHITERGRSLSGGQRQRLALARSLVADPEVLVLDEPTSAVDAHTEARVADGLRDIRAGRTTVLLTSSPLLLDRADQVVFLQEGKVAGEAPHRELLRTHPEYRAVVTRAPDPVPGPPAPRPDHTALEESA, via the coding sequence ATGCGCATTCGCGATCTTCCCCACCCCGACCCCGGCGTCCCCGACGTCCGCACGGGCGGCAGATTCCTCGTGTGGCTGTGCCGTCAGCAACTCGGCGGGCACGCCAAGGCCCTCTTCTGGGGGCTGGTGCACATGGCCGCGACGGCCGCGTTCCCGCTGCCGGTGGGCCTCGCCGTGCAGGCCGCGGTGGACGGCGACGGGGCCCGGCTGGCGCTGGCGGGCGGCCTGCTGGCGCTGCTCGGCGCGCTGGTCGCGGCCGGCGACGTCATGCTGCACCGCGCGGCCGTGGCCAACTGGATCGTCACGGTGGCCCGGATGCAGCAGCTGCTCGCCCGCAAGACCGCGGAACTGGGCGGGGCGATGACCCGGCGGGTGGCGGCCGGCGAGATCGTCGCCGTCAGCACCGGCGACCTGGAGCGCATCGGATGGTTCGTCGAGACGCTTTCCCGTTTCGGCGCGGCCCTGGTGGCCTCGGTCGGCGTCTGCCTGGCACTCGTCGTCTACCAGCCGCAGTTGGGTTTCATCGTGGCCCTCGGCACGCCCCTGCTGGCCCTGGCCGTCCTCCCGCTGCTGCCGCCGGCCACCCGACGCGCCGACGTCCAGCGCGAGAAGGCCGGCCGGGCCACCGAACTCGCCTCGGACGCCGTCGCCGGGCTGCGGGTGCTGCGCGGCATCGGCGGCGAGGAGCTGTTCCTCGGCCGCTACCGCAGCGCCTCCCAGGAGGTCCGCCGGGCCGCCGTCCGCAGTGCCCGCATGTGGTCGCTGATCTCGGCCATACAGGTCGCCCTGCCCGGCCTGCTGCTGATCGCGGTGGTCTGGCACGGCGTCCGGCTCGCCCTCGACGGTCGGATCACGGTCGGTGAACTCGTCACCATCTACGGCGCGGTGGCCTTCCTGCTGTACCCGCTGCGCCACTTCGAGGAGATCACCATGGCGTGGTCGTTCTCCCGTCCGTCGGCCGGGCGCACGGCACGCGTCCTGGCACTGAGCCGCCCGACCGGTGGCCGATCGGCCGGCCCCGAGGGGCTCCCCGCCGACCCGGAAGCCCTGTCCGGCGACCTCCACGACCCGGCCAGCGGGCTGACCGCCCGGGCCGGCCGGCTGACCGCCGTGGTGTGCGGCGACCCCGACGCCGCGGGACGTCTCGCCGAACGCCTCGGCGGACATCCCCCGCACACCGGCCCGACTCCGGCCATGACCGGGGCCGGGGAGAACGGTGCCGCGGTCCCGGTGGCCACCGGCGCCGACGGCCAGGAGGCGGACGACCGGAGGACGAACGACCGCGGCGCGGACGACCGCGAGACGGACGGCCACCGGGCGGACGACCGCGAAACGGAGCCGTACCGTCAGCTCTCCGTCGTCCTCGGCGGGGTCCCGCTGGACGACCTCCCCCGCGAAACCGCCCGGACCGCCGTCCTCGTCCAGGACAAGGACCCGGTGCTGCTCTCCGGGACCCTCGGCGAACTCTTCGACGTCCCGGCCTCGGGGCGGGTGACCACGGCCGCGGCGCTCGACGCGGCCCGGTGCGGGGATGTCCTGGCCGCGCTGGCCCAGGCGTCCGCCGACGACTCCGGCGACCCGATGCGCACCCACATCACCGAACGCGGCCGGTCCCTCTCCGGCGGCCAGCGCCAACGGCTGGCCCTGGCCCGCTCGTTGGTCGCCGACCCCGAGGTGCTGGTGCTGGACGAACCGACCAGCGCCGTCGACGCCCACACCGAGGCCCGGGTCGCCGACGGCCTGCGGGACATCCGGGCGGGCCGCACGACCGTGCTGCTGACCTCCAGCCCGCTGCTCCTGGACCGCGCCGACCAGGTCGTCTTCCTCCAGGAGGGCAAGGTCGCCGGTGAGGCCCCGCACCGCGAACTGCTGCGCACCCACCCCGAATACCGCGCCGTCGTCACCCGCGCACCGGACCCCGTCCCGGGCCCGCCGGCGCCCCGCCCCGACCACACCGCCCTAGAGGAGTCCGCATGA
- a CDS encoding Gfo/Idh/MocA family protein — protein MHEAPPQSQEPEETGPSRRSVLWTAGAAGAGLGLAGLGTGPAAAAAPGAAGPDRAAAPAPKPGGRTMIGVPFEPHRTVRVGLIGLGNRGGSMIDLFLAMPDVRVVALCDPVKDKVAAAAAKVTRAGQPAPAVYTNGDHDFENLCGRTDIDFVYAATPWDWHFEMARTAMLNGKHVGTECPLALRLEQLWELVDLSERTRRHCLQLENCCYGRNEMRVLRMAHAGLFGELLHGAGAYIHDLRGLMFDPTYYEGPWRRLWHTRLRGDLYPNHGFGPVANYMDVNRGDRVVRISSFGTPARGLAAYRKEHMPPGDPSWKESYIESDRTISLLQTAKGRVIRLEHDVSTPHPYSRINSLGGTKGLFEDYPERIYLEPDQGNDEWGDFGRYAEWDHWLWKEHANPPGGHGGMDYMLVLRLTQCLKLGLVPDFDVYDAATWSAPLPLSDRSIRAQGAPQEIPDFTRGLWRKARPGMDSQKPAG, from the coding sequence ATGCACGAGGCACCACCGCAGAGCCAGGAGCCCGAAGAGACCGGCCCCAGCCGCCGTTCGGTCCTGTGGACCGCCGGCGCGGCGGGCGCCGGACTGGGGCTCGCCGGACTGGGCACCGGACCGGCGGCCGCGGCCGCACCCGGGGCGGCCGGACCGGACCGGGCCGCCGCCCCGGCCCCGAAGCCCGGCGGCCGGACCATGATCGGGGTACCGTTCGAGCCGCACCGCACGGTCCGCGTCGGCCTCATCGGGCTCGGCAACCGCGGCGGCAGCATGATCGACCTCTTCCTGGCGATGCCGGACGTCCGGGTCGTGGCCCTCTGCGACCCGGTCAAGGACAAGGTCGCCGCGGCCGCCGCGAAGGTCACCAGGGCCGGGCAGCCGGCGCCCGCCGTCTACACCAACGGCGACCACGACTTCGAGAACCTCTGCGGACGCACCGACATCGACTTCGTCTACGCGGCGACGCCCTGGGACTGGCACTTCGAGATGGCGCGGACCGCCATGCTCAACGGCAAGCACGTCGGCACCGAATGCCCGCTGGCGCTGCGCCTGGAACAGCTGTGGGAGCTGGTCGACCTCTCCGAGCGCACCCGCAGACACTGCCTGCAACTGGAGAACTGCTGCTACGGCAGAAACGAGATGCGGGTGCTGCGGATGGCACACGCCGGCCTCTTCGGCGAACTGCTGCACGGCGCCGGGGCGTACATCCACGACCTGCGGGGGCTGATGTTCGACCCCACGTACTACGAGGGCCCGTGGCGGCGGCTGTGGCACACCCGGCTGCGCGGCGACCTCTACCCCAACCACGGGTTCGGGCCGGTCGCCAACTACATGGACGTCAACCGCGGTGACCGGGTGGTGCGGATCTCCAGCTTCGGCACACCGGCGCGGGGCCTGGCCGCGTACCGCAAGGAGCACATGCCGCCCGGCGATCCCAGCTGGAAGGAGTCCTACATCGAGAGCGACCGGACGATCAGCCTGCTACAGACCGCCAAGGGGCGGGTGATCCGGCTGGAGCACGATGTCTCCACGCCGCACCCGTACAGCCGGATCAACAGCCTCGGCGGGACGAAGGGACTCTTCGAGGACTACCCCGAGCGGATCTACCTGGAGCCCGACCAGGGCAACGACGAGTGGGGCGACTTCGGCCGGTACGCGGAGTGGGACCACTGGCTGTGGAAGGAGCACGCCAACCCGCCCGGTGGCCACGGCGGTATGGACTACATGCTCGTCCTGCGGCTGACGCAGTGTCTGAAACTGGGTCTGGTACCGGACTTCGACGTCTACGACGCGGCGACGTGGTCGGCACCACTGCCGCTCAGCGACCGCTCGATCAGGGCACAGGGCGCCCCGCAGGAGATCCCGGACTTCACCCGGGGACTGTGGCGCAAGGCACGGCCCGGGATGGACTCGCAGAAGCCCGCCGGGTAA
- a CDS encoding alpha-amylase family protein, with protein sequence MQRHRNRDRAVPKEPHRWRRYRARGRTLAGALAAVGLAAFAPWPSQATPPGDRTVTATLFEWKYADVARACTGQLGPAGYGYVEVSPASEHIQGDQWWTSYQPVSYKIAGRLGDRDAFAAMIRSCHTAGVKVIADAVVNHMSAGSGTGTGGTRYTKYNYPGYYQDQDFHGCRKPISDYTDRGDVQNCELVGLADLDTGSDYVRTTIAKYLDDLRSLGVDGFRIDAAKHIAATDLAAVKGKMKDPGYWVQEVVYGAGEAVQPDEYTGTGDVDEFRYGTHLKSAFRSGNLAQLKSVADGKLGGDRARTFVDNWDTERNGSTLTYKDGAAYTLANVFMLASPYGSPNVYSGYEWTDKDAGPPASGAAGWTDEHAKREITGMVGFRNAVGAAELNNWWDNGASAIAFGRGSAGFVAINSGDGAVSRTFATSLPAGTYCDVVAADPAACDGHTVTVGQDGSAQLTVPGHSAVALHITR encoded by the coding sequence ATGCAGCGACACAGGAACCGCGACCGCGCAGTGCCGAAGGAGCCGCACCGGTGGCGCCGTTACCGGGCACGGGGCAGGACGCTGGCCGGGGCGCTGGCCGCGGTCGGTCTCGCCGCCTTCGCCCCCTGGCCCTCGCAGGCCACCCCGCCCGGCGACCGGACCGTCACCGCCACCCTCTTCGAGTGGAAGTACGCCGACGTCGCCAGGGCCTGCACCGGCCAACTCGGCCCGGCCGGCTACGGATACGTCGAGGTCTCGCCCGCCTCCGAGCACATCCAGGGCGACCAGTGGTGGACCTCGTACCAGCCGGTCAGCTACAAGATCGCCGGCCGGCTGGGGGACCGCGACGCGTTCGCCGCCATGATCCGCAGCTGCCACACGGCCGGCGTCAAGGTCATCGCCGACGCCGTCGTCAACCACATGTCGGCCGGATCGGGCACCGGCACCGGCGGCACCCGGTACACCAAGTACAACTACCCCGGCTACTACCAGGACCAGGACTTCCACGGCTGCCGCAAGCCGATCTCCGACTACACCGACCGCGGCGACGTCCAGAACTGCGAACTGGTCGGCCTGGCCGACCTCGACACCGGCAGCGACTACGTCCGCACCACGATCGCCAAGTACCTCGACGACCTGCGGTCACTGGGCGTGGACGGCTTCCGGATCGACGCCGCCAAGCACATCGCCGCCACCGATCTCGCCGCCGTCAAGGGCAAGATGAAGGACCCCGGCTACTGGGTGCAGGAGGTCGTCTACGGTGCCGGCGAGGCGGTCCAGCCCGACGAGTACACCGGCACCGGCGACGTCGACGAGTTCCGCTACGGCACCCACCTCAAGAGCGCCTTCCGGAGCGGCAACCTCGCCCAGCTCAAGTCGGTCGCGGACGGCAAGCTCGGCGGCGACCGGGCCCGGACGTTCGTCGACAACTGGGACACCGAGCGGAACGGTTCGACCCTGACGTACAAGGACGGTGCGGCCTACACCCTCGCCAACGTCTTCATGCTCGCCTCGCCGTACGGTTCGCCGAACGTCTACTCCGGCTACGAGTGGACCGACAAGGACGCCGGTCCGCCCGCCTCCGGCGCCGCCGGCTGGACCGACGAACACGCCAAGCGGGAGATCACCGGGATGGTGGGGTTCCGCAACGCGGTGGGGGCGGCGGAGCTGAACAACTGGTGGGACAACGGGGCCAGTGCCATCGCTTTCGGACGGGGGTCGGCGGGGTTCGTCGCGATCAACTCCGGGGACGGGGCGGTGAGTCGGACGTTTGCGACGTCGTTGCCGGCCGGCACGTATTGCGACGTCGTCGCGGCGGATCCGGCGGCGTGCGACGGGCATACCGTCACGGTCGGGCAGGATGGTTCGGCGCAGCTGACCGTGCCCGGGCACAGTGCCGTGGCGCTGCATATCACTCGCTGA